AATCAAAAGGTGGTTTGAAAATCGGCTTAGGACCACGTATCATGCGCGCTGAAACCGCACCGTTATACGCTTTAGCGAGCATTAGCTATGCCTTGGAATTGATGAAGTAGCTAGAAACCTAGGTTGTTAACAATTTATAATGGAAAACACTGTTATAGGTGTTTTCTTTTTATTTACTTATTTTTTACTGGTGCTTGTGAAGGTTTTGGGTTGACAGCGCTTTAAAAAGTTTTTATTCTAGATATATACAAATTACAGATAAGGATAATATAATGGTAACAATTAAGGATGTCGCAAGGGTTGCGGGGGTATCAAGTTCGACAGCTTCACGTGCTCTACATGATAATAGTATGATTAGCGAGGCGACTAAAAGACGTGTGCGTCGTGCGATGAAAGAACTGGATTACTCTCCAAACTATTCGGCACAAAATCTAGTCAATCGCACAACCAATACAATAGGGATTATTTTGCCTGTGCGAGAAAGTCAGGATTCACTTGAAAATAACCCATTTTTCATGCAAATTATTCAAGGTATTTCAAGCGTGTGTAGCGAGAATGACTACATGGTCAGCTTGGCAACAGGACGAACAGATGACGAATTGCAAAAAAATATCCAAACCTTAATTCGTAGCGGCAACATCACTAAGCTTATTTTTCTTTATTCAAGAAAAGCAGATCCAGTTTTTGAATTTGTCAAACAAGAAAAGAAGGTTTCTTGTGTCGTTGTTGGTCGTTCTTACGAAGATGCTCCGCAAAAAATGGTGCGTTTTGTCGATAATAATAATGACCAAGCTGGTAAAAATGCAACG
This sequence is a window from Streptococcus macedonicus ACA-DC 198. Protein-coding genes within it:
- the malR gene encoding Maltose operon transcriptional repressor MalR, LacI family yields the protein MVTIKDVARVAGVSSSTASRALHDNSMISEATKRRVRRAMKELDYSPNYSAQNLVNRTTNTIGIILPVRESQDSLENNPFFMQIIQGISSVCSENDYMVSLATGRTDDELQKNIQTLIRSGNITKLIFLYSRKADPVFEFVKQEKKVSCVVVGRSYEDAPQKMVRFVDNNNDQAGKNATTFMLAKGYNHLVFAYTDMDELVQTERYQGYCEALQEYGKKGSTLQLSRLSDEENAVKLQTFLAENPKTEAFVACDEIMAIRLQRLFKDSDLENHYTMIDFNNSLITEIASPALTSVDIFPYELGKNAAKLLLTDPKNLTEQTVVIPHKIIERESTPDLG